The proteins below come from a single Cylindrospermopsis raciborskii Cr2010 genomic window:
- a CDS encoding argininosuccinate synthase yields MGRAKKVVLAYSGGVDTSVCIPYLQHEWGVEEVITLAADLGQGDELEPVKEKALKSGASESLVADVKESFVQDYAFPAIQANALYENRYPLGTALARPLIAKVLVETAQNYGADAIAHGCTGKGNDQVRFDVSCTALNPKLKILAPAREWGMSREQTIAYGEKFGIPAPVKKSSPYSIDKNLLGRSIEAGILEDPANEPPEEIYEMTKAVADAPNEPEYLEIGFEKGIPVAINGTVKTPVQLIQEINTIVGNHGIGRIDMIENRLVGIKSREIYESPAMVVLINAHRDLESLTLTADVTQYKRGLEETYTKLVYNGLWYSPLKNAIDAFIQQTQIRVSGVVRLKLFKGNATIVGRWSENTLYTPDLATYGAEDQFDHKAAEGFIYVWGLPTRIWAQYNRD; encoded by the coding sequence ATGGGTCGCGCCAAAAAGGTTGTTTTAGCATACTCCGGTGGGGTAGACACCTCCGTTTGTATCCCCTACCTGCAACACGAGTGGGGAGTGGAAGAAGTTATTACCCTAGCAGCAGATTTAGGTCAGGGAGACGAATTAGAGCCAGTCAAAGAAAAGGCCTTAAAATCCGGTGCCAGTGAATCCTTGGTAGCAGATGTTAAAGAAAGTTTTGTCCAAGACTACGCATTTCCCGCGATTCAAGCTAATGCTCTCTATGAAAATCGCTATCCTCTGGGAACAGCTCTCGCTAGACCATTAATTGCTAAGGTACTAGTAGAAACTGCCCAAAACTATGGTGCAGATGCGATCGCTCATGGTTGTACTGGCAAAGGTAATGATCAAGTTCGCTTTGATGTTTCCTGCACTGCACTGAACCCCAAGTTAAAGATTCTGGCACCTGCTAGAGAATGGGGAATGAGTAGGGAACAAACCATTGCCTACGGTGAAAAATTCGGTATTCCAGCACCTGTGAAAAAATCCTCCCCCTATAGTATTGACAAAAATCTACTGGGTCGGAGTATAGAAGCTGGTATATTAGAAGACCCGGCTAATGAACCGCCCGAGGAAATTTATGAAATGACTAAAGCCGTAGCTGATGCTCCCAATGAACCGGAATATCTGGAAATTGGCTTTGAAAAGGGCATTCCCGTTGCTATTAATGGAACTGTCAAAACACCAGTACAGCTAATTCAAGAAATCAACACCATAGTTGGCAATCATGGTATTGGACGTATTGATATGATTGAAAATAGACTGGTGGGAATTAAATCGCGGGAAATTTATGAATCACCAGCTATGGTGGTATTAATCAATGCTCATCGAGATTTAGAAAGTCTGACTCTGACTGCTGATGTGACACAGTACAAGCGTGGTCTTGAAGAAACTTATACTAAGCTCGTATATAATGGACTTTGGTATAGTCCATTAAAAAATGCTATAGATGCTTTTATACAGCAAACACAAATCCGAGTTTCTGGAGTAGTACGTCTAAAACTGTTTAAGGGCAATGCTACTATAGTGGGACGTTGGAGTGAAAATACTCTGTATACACCAGATTTAGCAACTTACGGCGCGGAGGATCAATTTGATCACAAAGCTGCGGAAGGATTCATTTATGTTTGGGGTTTACCAACCCGAATTTGGGCCCAATACAATAGGGATTAG
- a CDS encoding glycosyltransferase family 2 protein, whose amino-acid sequence MFFSVIIPTYNRLPILQKCLTALENQSYTSQVTGYEVVLVDDGSTDGTLDWLAKHQDLFPHVRCFQQDHAGPAAARNLGVQNSMGDTIIFIDSDLVVLENFLEAHSDALTQGKKRLGGDRLFTYGAVINTCNFEDPTAEPYKITDFSAAFFATGNVAIPKHWLEKAGLFDTGFQLYGWEDLELGVRLKKLGLQLIKCPQAVGYHWHPPFSLQQIHNLIDKEIQRGKMGVLFYQKHPTWEVKMMIQMTFFHRLLWGILSLNGLLNEKTMAPLLQWLINLGKPQLALEIARIFLNWYNVKGVYQAYNDIFKRAI is encoded by the coding sequence GTGTTCTTTAGTGTTATTATTCCCACTTACAACCGACTACCGATTTTACAAAAGTGTCTTACCGCTTTAGAAAACCAGAGTTACACCAGTCAAGTCACAGGTTACGAAGTAGTTTTGGTGGATGATGGATCCACCGATGGCACTTTGGACTGGTTAGCAAAACATCAAGATCTATTTCCCCATGTTCGCTGCTTTCAACAGGATCATGCAGGTCCAGCAGCAGCACGAAACTTAGGAGTGCAAAATTCCATGGGGGATACAATTATTTTTATTGACAGCGATTTAGTAGTTCTAGAGAACTTCTTAGAGGCTCATAGTGATGCTTTAACTCAGGGGAAAAAAAGACTGGGCGGCGATCGCCTATTTACCTATGGTGCGGTAATTAACACTTGTAATTTTGAGGATCCCACCGCCGAACCCTATAAAATCACAGATTTTTCCGCAGCTTTTTTTGCCACGGGTAATGTAGCAATTCCCAAACACTGGTTAGAGAAAGCAGGTTTGTTTGACACAGGTTTCCAGTTATATGGTTGGGAGGATTTAGAATTAGGTGTGAGGTTAAAAAAACTGGGTTTACAACTAATCAAATGTCCCCAAGCAGTAGGTTATCATTGGCACCCACCCTTTAGTTTGCAACAAATTCACAATTTAATTGACAAGGAAATTCAAAGGGGAAAAATGGGGGTTTTGTTTTATCAGAAACATCCCACTTGGGAAGTGAAAATGATGATTCAAATGACGTTCTTTCACCGATTGCTATGGGGAATACTATCCTTGAACGGGCTATTAAACGAAAAGACAATGGCTCCCCTGTTGCAGTGGTTAATTAATTTAGGTAAACCACAGCTTGCTTTAGAAATAGCCAGAATCTTTCTTAACTGGTACAACGTTAAAGGTGTTTATCAAGCCTACAATGATATCTTTAAGAGAGCTATTTAG